CTTCCCAATGACCGTGGAGACCTCCGATGGCGATACGCGGCGCCATGACGTCACCGCCGTCCATCAGCGGCGGATAGCCGCCGATTCCGACCAAGCCACCCCACGTGCGAACGCCCACGAGTGGCCCGAGGCCGGCTTTACGAAACAGCCACGGCATCGCATCACCGCCGGAGCCCGCATACTCGTTGATGACCATCACCTTCGGGCCGTTGATCGCAAGCGGCGGGTCCAGGTACGCTTCACCGTCGCGTGCGCGAATAATCGCGCGTGCGTGGCGACTCAGAAGGTCGATGACGTAATCGGCGATCTGACCCCCGTGATTGTAGCGCTCGTCCAGAATCACGCCCTCACGATTCACCTGAGCGAAGAAGTATCGGTTGAAGTTTGTGAATCCTCCGAACGCGGTGTCCGGCATGTAGACGTACGCGAGCCTGCCACCGCTCAAGCGGTCGACGAGACGCCGGTTCCCTTCGATCCAGTTCAGTTTTCGAAGGTTCGCCTCGCTGGCCAACGGGACGACGGTGACGTTTCGCGCGCCGGTCCCGTCGGGATTGGGGCCGACGCGAATCGTCGTCTGCTTACCGGCGGTCTCCTGAAAGAACGCGTAGACTTCGCGACCCGTGGTGACGGGCGTACCGTTTACGGCAAAGAGATACTCGCCGGCCTTGACGTTCACTCCGGGTTGCGTGAGCGGAGCGTGGAGCTGCGGATTCCAGTTCTCGCCGTCGTAGATCTTCGCGAAGCGCCAGTGACCGTTGGCGATCGTATAGTCGGCGCCCAGCAAGCCGATGTTCACGCGAAGCGGATACGGCGTCGACGCAGGGCCGGCCACCCAGAGGTGCCCGACGGAGAGATAACTGAGCATCTCGTGCGTTAGATACGTGAAGTCATCGCGTGAGGCGAGCCCGGGAAGGAAGACGGAGAACCGCCGCTCGGCCGCGGCGATATTTAGACCGTGATAGTGCTGATCGTAGAAGAAATCGCGCTCGATCCTCCAGGTCTCACGATACATCTGTGCCCACTCTTCCCGAGGAACGACATAGACGGTCATCGCGGATGTTGCTAGGGTTCCTTCACCCGCTTTGGGCGGCTGCGATGTTCCGACGATCGCCCACGTCGAAGCTCCCGGCGCAGCACCGGAATGCTGGAGCAGCATCTTCTTTCCGTCGGCACAGATCGTATAGCCGCTGACTCCCTGTGCCCAGGGCGTCAGGTGTTGCGATGCCAGGTCGAACCGGAAGAGTGCGAGTGCCGGCGGCGCCTCGCCGACGGCGACGAGCGGCGCCTCGGAGAGAAAGATGTTTCCGGCTGCACCGGCCTGCAACGATGCGAAGTTTCCGGCCGGGATGGGGAGCGCGACGATGCGCTGACCGATGCCGGCGAAATCGATCGCTGCCCTGCGCGGCCTCGGCGACGCTGCCGGCCGCACCGGCTCATCGCTGCTCGTCGCCTCGTCGTCGCTGCGTGGAGCGATCGGTGAGGCTATCGAGCTCTGCAATACGGCAGCGTACACGTTATTCGTCACGGGACGCTCGTCGGATTCCATGTCGAGCCCGTAGGCGGCCAAGCCGGTGTCCGTACTCGAGAGAAAGTACAGGTACTTGCCGCTGCGGTCGAAGGCGGGACTCGTCGAATCGCTCATGCCGTCGGTGATCTGGTGCGTCGCACGCGCAATGGTGTCGTAGGTGAATATCGCGTGGAGGAAGTTCGGCAGCTCTTTCGAGTACGCCAGGTACCGGCTGTCCGGCGACCACGACGCGTCCAAAGGGTTCGGACCGAAACCCTCGTACGGCTGCTCCCCGATCTTCACGGCGCGCGGATGCGTTTCGCTGAGGTCGATCACGTATATCCCTAAGTGCTTGTCGGCATACGCGATCTTCTTGCTGTCAGGCGACCAGAGCGGCGAGTAGTAAAATGACGGGTGCGGTTCCAGCGCATAGACGCGTTCTGGCTGCAGGCCTAGCTGATCGCGTACGTGCAGCGCATA
The DNA window shown above is from Candidatus Dormiibacterota bacterium and carries:
- a CDS encoding PDZ domain-containing protein gives rise to the protein MPILRATIVAAALLCVCIAQASAVVPLLLQSPTVSRTGIAFVYGGDIWTVGRRGGEARRLVTGYGLASAPFFSPDGRTIAFSADYDGNVNVFTVPASGGEPTRVTYHPGADVVIGWTPDGQSVLFRSGRNSPTDATQAYEISPHGGFARALPLPDVSAGSYSSDATHFAYVPNNQWEPFWQGYRGGQTTPIWIANLANSSVVAIPRSNSNDRFPMWVGESIYFVSDRGGSYALYAYDTRSHTVRQVVANRHGFDIISASANDGEIVYSQFDSIHLYDPRSGTQREIPIAIRADMPQVRPHWEAAGAQIQNAGISPSGVRAVFEAHGDIFTVPAEHGSTRNLTQTPGIEERSPAWSPNGKWIAYFSDAGGEYALHVRDQLGLQPERVYALEPHPSFYYSPLWSPDSKKIAYADKHLGIYVIDLSETHPRAVKIGEQPYEGFGPNPLDASWSPDSRYLAYSKELPNFLHAIFTYDTIARATHQITDGMSDSTSPAFDRSGKYLYFLSSTDTGLAAYGLDMESDERPVTNNVYAAVLQSSIASPIAPRSDDEATSSDEPVRPAASPRPRRAAIDFAGIGQRIVALPIPAGNFASLQAGAAGNIFLSEAPLVAVGEAPPALALFRFDLASQHLTPWAQGVSGYTICADGKKMLLQHSGAAPGASTWAIVGTSQPPKAGEGTLATSAMTVYVVPREEWAQMYRETWRIERDFFYDQHYHGLNIAAAERRFSVFLPGLASRDDFTYLTHEMLSYLSVGHLWVAGPASTPYPLRVNIGLLGADYTIANGHWRFAKIYDGENWNPQLHAPLTQPGVNVKAGEYLFAVNGTPVTTGREVYAFFQETAGKQTTIRVGPNPDGTGARNVTVVPLASEANLRKLNWIEGNRRLVDRLSGGRLAYVYMPDTAFGGFTNFNRYFFAQVNREGVILDERYNHGGQIADYVIDLLSRHARAIIRARDGEAYLDPPLAINGPKVMVINEYAGSGGDAMPWLFRKAGLGPLVGVRTWGGLVGIGGYPPLMDGGDVMAPRIAIGGLHGHWEVEGHGVAPNVDVQQDPRLVREGHDPQLEAAVEAALRLLRERPLPHYAVPPYPNHHPVLPPVRP